The DNA sequence CCCGATAACTACAAGTCATTTTATTTCCTTGAAAGTACCGGGAGGTTTCGTTACAAGTGGCGTGAAGTCAGTACAGTACTTCTAGCTTTCCTCACGCCAATTTCATAGGATACGCCTCGTTTCAATATTTCCAACCAATGGTCTCACCCTTTCGAAATGTTGCAATGTAGCTGTAATTAATATAGATGAGTCACCCTAATCCTCACAAACGTACAGTGGCATCCATGCATTGTCATACACACGACATACACTTAGGCAAGTACACTgaatgtaatattttttattcAACACATCAAAGGTAGAAAAAGTCAATAGGACATATGGACTTGGTTGAATTATAATGTGTGGTTAAAGAATAGATCTACTCTTGATCCCCCTGGTGCGAATGATGTGATTTAAAATGCCTGGTCCAAAGTGCTGAACCTGGATCTTTAGCCATCCCTGAGACGACTCCTTCAGTTTGGAGACGTTAGTCTGTGAGTCCTGAACAAAAGATTCTGCAAGATAAAGTCAGAAAAAAAACGATTCATTACTAGTGGTGAATATGTTTCATTCAGAGATTTAAGCATGGTAATGTGTACTGAACAGATCCCATCATCTCATCATAATGATCTTTTAACAGTGACTTGCAATTGACTAAATCAATGATATGTACAGCAACACACAACGTAGCAGTCGTTATCTCACAACACAAGTTTATAGGCTACTTCTGTGTTCTAATCATGGCACCAGATCAGCCTTGATATCAGTTGCAATAGAAAATGTATCctgtacacacagacagagccTAACTCGGCTCCTTAAAAAGTATCCACGCCCAAACTGTAAACTGGAGAGAAAAGTGTCAGAGACAGGTACTTACTGTCAGTGACGAGTGAGCGCGTTGCAGTGATCTGCTCATGGGGCCAAGTTAGCTGCCGCCTCCCCAGTCCATGGGTCCGGGACAGGACACAATCCACATAAATGTCCCAGAAGACCTGGGCCAGGTCCCAGAATAGAGCACTGTGCTTCCTGTTGTCTGACGACTTGAGGAACACCATCAGGTCCCAGAAGGCAGGCACGGTGTCAGCGATCCTCGGGGAGCGCATCTCCAGCAGGAGCTCTGAGGAGGAGGTCCAGCACTGTGATGCCCTGCTCAGAGTCAGGGGGTCCACCTGTCCTGGCTTCTGACCTTGGAGAGGTACCACACATACACAGCCCATGAGCAGCACTGTAGCCAGAAACATGTTGAGGATTGTAGTATCCATCTGTGTTGAGACAGAATGTAAATGTTGGTAAAACATGAATGACGCCAATATTCACCAAAACGACTTTGTCTCTAATCAAACATAATGTTATCCCTGCATTCTGTTTTCAGAATGGATATTTGAATTAGGCTATTGTTAAAGATAGCCCATAGGAATGTACATGTTCTCAGAATAAACTATTCCCTTGAAATGGTAAAGATTAAAACATAGTTATTTTtccataaaatacaaataaagtaATATGTTCCGAACAAATATCAGGCACTCTATTTtgaattatgattttttttaaataaataacatgcCAAATATTGATGAAAAATAGGCATATAACTGTTGTGTGAGGAAATATCATAAAAGTGAAAGGCCTACTAAGCTTTTATTTTAAACTGCTCTATTTCGAATAAAGTACATTTTGCAAGATTAACCTGGCAACAAATATTTCTCAAACAAAACGTTCTAATTTCAGGTTTTTATTAAATCTACACGAAAAAGCTCGTAAAATACAACAGGTGCAAAACAGAGACTTACCTTTTGTAGAGTGATGTAGTTTGTGCAGCCCTCGATGTTTAGATGCGCATCTGTTTGCTCTCAAATACAGTACGTCAGTCTATCTAAGGGGGATGGCCAAATAGTTTATTAGCGTTCCAATGGAAGTGATTGAACACTGTCTGACTGTCACATGCTAATTTCTATTGGACGGATTCATCATTTGCATAAAATGTGAATTGAAATGTACATTGTTACACATCATTCTTCAGGAATTTTACACTGGAGGGAGGGTTCTTTCATGTCCACAGAGGCTATAACCTAGACCTTCCTCTTTGGCAGTGCATCAATCTGTTCCTTTGTTTTTAAATCCCCTATAGAAAAacataataaataaaaactaCAATATTTCATTAATATATTAATAATCCATCTGAATACACTTTGTCAAGAACTGAAAAGGTGGTTTTATGAACAACCTTGGATTAGGCCTCTGGTCTGTGGTTAAAGCTGGTATTAACAAAACAACAGGAACTGTGACTAAACCTTTCAGAGATATTATGAGACATATTTCTTGGTAAGAAAGCAAGTCCAGGAGTAAGCAAGTAAACACATGTTCATGAAACAGGctatttggtttattgttttcTGTTGCATGATAAATATTTACTGAGTAGGTCATAGGTTAGTAAAAACTGACCCTATTCATAATGAAACAATTGGTTGattaaaccccccccccaaaaaaaaattttttttttggggggggggtctccTCTATTTGCAACCTTGTGCAAAGAACCGTTACTTTATTCAGATATCAGAATTTCTTACAGAACTTCTAGGATAATTTGCATATCCTAAATCACATCTCAGGGATAGCTACAATCCTATTTCAAGCAGTTCGGGTAT is a window from the Oncorhynchus tshawytscha isolate Ot180627B linkage group LG03, Otsh_v2.0, whole genome shotgun sequence genome containing:
- the LOC112245954 gene encoding protein FAM237A, whose product is MFYQHLHSVSTQMDTTILNMFLATVLLMGCVCVVPLQGQKPGQVDPLTLSRASQCWTSSSELLLEMRSPRIADTVPAFWDLMVFLKSSDNRKHSALFWDLAQVFWDIYVDCVLSRTHGLGRRQLTWPHEQITATRSLVTDKSFVQDSQTNVSKLKESSQGWLKIQVQHFGPGILNHIIRTRGIKSRSIL